Proteins encoded in a region of the Paucidesulfovibrio longus DSM 6739 genome:
- a CDS encoding ABC transporter ATP-binding protein, which produces MATLEDKRPLLEIKDVTLTFRGIAALVDVGFEVERGSICSLIGPNGAGKTSMLNCISGRYTPDKGEILLDGGPLLGVPTHARTARGLSRTFQNIALFRGLSVLDNLMVGRHSRMKYGLFSALLYWGRCSRHEDEHRRRVEDVIDFLGLSPYRHTPAGKLPYGVQKRVELGRALAAEPDLILLDEPMAGMNLEETEDMARYILDICEEWGTTVLLVEHDMGVVMDISDRVVVLDFGSVLASGRPEEVQRDAGVIAAYLGTQDATFAGR; this is translated from the coding sequence ATGGCAACATTAGAAGACAAACGACCGCTGCTTGAAATAAAAGACGTCACCCTCACCTTTCGCGGCATCGCCGCGCTGGTCGACGTGGGCTTCGAGGTCGAGAGGGGGAGCATCTGCTCCCTCATCGGCCCGAACGGAGCCGGGAAGACCAGCATGCTCAACTGCATCAGCGGCCGGTACACCCCGGACAAAGGTGAAATCCTGCTCGACGGCGGGCCGCTCCTCGGGGTTCCGACCCACGCCCGCACCGCTCGCGGACTTTCCCGCACCTTCCAGAACATCGCGCTCTTCCGGGGCCTTTCCGTGCTCGACAACCTCATGGTCGGCCGCCACAGCCGCATGAAGTACGGCCTGTTCTCGGCCCTGCTCTACTGGGGCCGCTGCTCCCGCCACGAAGACGAGCACCGCCGCCGCGTGGAAGACGTCATCGACTTTCTCGGCCTCTCGCCCTACCGCCACACCCCGGCGGGCAAGCTGCCCTACGGCGTGCAGAAGCGCGTGGAACTGGGACGCGCCCTGGCCGCGGAGCCGGACCTGATCCTGCTGGACGAGCCCATGGCGGGCATGAACCTGGAGGAGACGGAAGACATGGCCCGCTACATCCTGGACATCTGCGAGGAGTGGGGAACCACGGTCCTGCTCGTGGAGCACGACATGGGCGTGGTCATGGACATTTCGGACCGCGTGGTGGTGCTCGACTTCGGGTCGGTGCTCGCCTCCGGCAGGCCCGAAGAG
- a CDS encoding CBS domain-containing protein yields the protein MYVGLKMLKNFVTVTPKTLVKDAEKLLEENRLWKLLVMEGDKLVGYVRKNDIARALPSLVTSLDRHELNYLLSKLTIDKIMRTNIEVISPDVEIEIAAKRMSDDDLAGLAVVDEAGELLGYINRNIMLDVFVEEMGMNQGGSRITFEVEDRTGVLHEVSGVIKDMGMSIISTATFYHDGMRIVVLRVDSPDPKPVEAAIAARGFRIVRAKDFESEWQH from the coding sequence ATGTACGTCGGACTCAAGATGCTCAAGAACTTCGTCACCGTCACCCCGAAGACCCTGGTCAAGGACGCCGAGAAGCTATTGGAGGAAAACCGCCTCTGGAAGCTCCTGGTGATGGAGGGCGACAAGCTCGTCGGCTACGTGCGCAAGAACGACATCGCGCGGGCGCTTCCCAGCCTGGTGACGTCGCTGGATCGGCATGAGCTGAACTACCTGCTCTCCAAGCTGACCATCGACAAGATCATGCGCACGAACATCGAAGTCATCTCCCCCGACGTGGAGATCGAGATCGCGGCCAAGCGCATGTCCGACGACGACCTGGCCGGGCTGGCCGTGGTCGATGAGGCCGGGGAACTCCTAGGATACATCAACCGCAACATCATGCTCGACGTGTTCGTCGAGGAGATGGGCATGAACCAGGGCGGCTCCCGCATCACCTTCGAGGTGGAGGACCGCACCGGCGTGCTGCACGAGGTATCCGGCGTCATCAAGGACATGGGCATGAGCATCATCTCGACCGCGACCTTCTACCACGACGGCATGCGCATCGTGGTGCTTCGCGTGGACTCTCCCGATCCCAAGCCCGTGGAGGCGGCCATCGCGGCCAGGGGATTCAGGATCGTGAGGGCGAAGGACTTTGAAAGCGAATGGCAACATTAG